A part of Ptychodera flava strain L36383 chromosome 11, AS_Pfla_20210202, whole genome shotgun sequence genomic DNA contains:
- the LOC139143902 gene encoding uncharacterized protein codes for MADITRTTPAESEAGHSNLPQWFVDQRNTHHHQAAYLAKIYQLKHALEIENQSSMKTAVQRVSQRGAENHTGKPQRTVKWRPGLGMSTAETMTPRDRHLERIRRSRQRPPPPLLDPLRGQTLLETTPSPTPRRSNSEPKLSSLARPDDTFPLIRKNSFMEAFVNGGIDAQVPTPARYSEFGNTAAVSSLMKYITPSASIPNIGRRARPSPADRIMGFAVRKANNPHDFEFKQKGRLYKYTDRLGTRKLMKADSDELDLTPETYKFDLPYEDELSRQYRKGDRILPAPNTTPVPLSELSGREFDDAVIKQVKWSNDVVLLRRPKQNQQTAVLPERHYVRTNSSPTRARSKPKSSAPAGGKRPQASRSFPQITDNSLSQWQVDESNADIIPEFDCAIRVEERCSSKDSTGKRQIHIDMPSLQLETTSPVPSKDISPLNSVNRPDAGYLAQESQSSLALQTEPVSPIPNKDTASQLNTSSPSEVWKPNQGIRSANTR; via the coding sequence ATGGCGGACATTACCAGGACAACGCCCGCAGAGTCAGAAGCAGGCCATTCTAATCTCCCGCAGTGGTTTGTTGACCAGAGAAACACTCACCACCACCAGGCGGCCTACTTGGCCAAAATCTACCAACTGAAGCACGCGTTGGAGATCGAAAATCAAAGCAGTATGAAAACTGCTGTGCAGAGGGTGTCTCAGAGGGGAGCTGAGAATCACACAGGGAAACCTCAAAGGACGGTTAAATGGCGGCCGGGCTTGGGGATGTCAACGGCGGAGACGATGACTCCGCGGGACAGGCACCTGGAAAGGATACGCAGAAGTCGACAGCGCCCTCCACCACCGTTACTCGATCCGCTCAGGGGACAGACTTTGCTCGAAACGACTCCGTCGCCAACTCCGAGAAGAAGTAACAGCGAGCCGAAACTGTCCTCACTGGCGAGACCCGATGACACTTTTCCACTAATCAGGAAAAATTCCTTTATGGAAGCTTTCGTAAATGGTGGTATAGACGCCCAGGTTCCGACTCCAGCCCGCTATTCCGAATTCGGAAATACGGCCGCTGTGTCGTCGCTCATGAAATATATCACGCCTAGCGCCAGCATCCCCAATATAGGAAGGCGTGCTCGCCCTAGTCCAGCGGATCGAATAATGGGGTTCGCCGTCAGAAAAGCGAATAACCCTCACGACTTTGAATTTAAACAGAAGGGTAGACTTTACAAATACACAGATAGGCTCGGGACGAGAAAATTGATGAAGGCGGATTCCGACGAGCTTGACCTCACTCCAGAGACGTATAAATTTGATCTTCCGTACGAGGATGAACTCTCCAGGCAGTACCGAAAGGGAGATCGCATACTTCCCGCACCTAACACGACACCTGTGCCCCTCTCTGAGCTCAGCGGGAGGGAATTCGACGACGCCGTCATCAAGCAGGTCAAATGGAGTAACGATGTGGTGTTATTACGCCGACCCaaacaaaatcaacaaacagCAGTCTTGCCGGAAAGACATTATGTGCGAACGAACTCTTCTCCAACTCGCGCCAGGTCAAAACCGAAGTCGTCCGCGCCCGCGGGCGGGAAAAGGCCGCAGGCCAGCCGGTCGTTCCCTCAGATCACTGACAACAGCTTGTCCCAGTGGCAGGTTGATGAGTCGAACGCTGACATTATACCCGAATTCGACTGTGCCATCCGCGTGGAGGAAAGATGCTCGAGCAAAGATTCAACCGGCAAACGACAGATCCACATTGACATGCCGTCACTTCAGTTGGAAACGACGAGCCCTGTTCCGAGTAAAGACATAAGTCCGTTGAACTCTGTGAATAGACCCGATGCGGGGTACCTCGCACAAGAAAGCCAATCTTCGCTGGCTCTACAAACTGAACCAGTCAGCCCTATTCCAAACAAAGACACAGCCTCGCAACTGAACACTTCTAGTCCGTCTGAAGTGTGGAAACCCAATCAAGGAATCCGGTCCGCCAATACACGTTGA